The nucleotide sequence TAACATATTTCCTTCTTTTAAGCTTTCTCTTGAATAATCAATTACTTTTGGCATATTTGAATATTGATAAATCTTATAAGTATATGATTCATACATCGAATTCTGAATTTTATTGAAAATAATTTCACTGTTCATTTTTTCTTGAATTTTTTTAAAAACTCTTTTATTTTCTATATTTATATGCCTTATATAACTATAGAACATTTGCAAAATAACTGTAACTATAAACAAAACTACAATCATCTCTACTAAAGTAGTCCCTTTATTTTTGTTTATATACATATAAAATACTCTCTCTCTTTAAATACTTCTTATAAATAATTATTTCAAATTTATAAAGCTCCTCATATATAATTTTCTTTTTTATATCAATTATTATTTCTTTATCTTCAGATAAATAATCTATACCTATATTGTTCCATTTATAAAAAGACCTAACTTTTTCAATTTCATTTTCTAAAATTTTATAATCTTCTAAAAAATTAAGATTTCTTTTTAAATATATGATTCCAGAAAATATTGGATTGATAACTAATAAGATTATAACCAGTGAAATTAATATCTCTATATATGTTGATCCTCTTTTAGAATTTGTCATATAGCTCACCATATTTTAATATTATGTATGAAAAAATTAAAAAAGGTCCAAAAGCTATCTCTTTTTCTAAAGTTTTAAAAAATACATACTTAATAACTATATAGATTAGCGCTGAAATAAAACTTATGTTTATAAACAATAATATATTTATAAAATTTTGAAATTTCAATAACATCCCTATTGAAATCATCAACTTAATATCCCCTAACCCTATGCACTCTTTTTTAAAGAAATCGCTACCATAAGTATATAAAAATATAAATGGTAACGTATAAAGAGCACTTCCTATAACTCGTTCTCTCAAATCACCATAAAAAAATCCAAAGTAAATACCTATACAAAGAAGTGCTATATTACTTTTATTCAATATTATTTTCTCTTTGAAATCTCTAAATATTATTTCAAATAAAATAAATATCTCTAATATATGAATCAAATATCCTCCCATTTTTCTCCTCGAATATTATATTCTTGTTTTGAATCTTTAGGAGTTAAGATAAAATGTGTGTTTCCTGTGTCTAAATTAACTTTTACTTCTCCACCATAAGTTATCTCTCCGTCTGGTGTTGACTTACTTCCTCCTATTTCAAGTAAAAGATCATCTCCATCTCCTGGTTTTGGGACTTTATTTTTTCCAATATAATTTTCTAAATTTTCCAATACTTCAGACATATTAGTTATTCCAGTACTCGGCCATGGATAAGAACCTTTTTCTAAATAGTAAGTCTCTGATGCAACACGCAAATTTTGAAGAGTATTAATAGCTTTTGAATCTTTTGCCATAGCAAGATAATCCCTCACCTTAGGCACAATAAAGCTACTTAAGATTCCAATAACTCCTAAAACTAAGATAATCTCAATAACACTAAACCCTTCTCTTCTTTTCATTAACCCTCCTTCTAAACATTTAAAATATCGTCTATATTTAAAATTGGTAAATATAAACCAACAACAAAAACACTTATTATTATTCCTATTATCAATAATAAAAATGGTTCTACTAATTTTAAAATCATTTTCAATCTTTTATTTAACTCCTCCTCTCTCACTAAAGCAATCTCTTTTAATATCAAAATTACGTTTCCACTCTCTTCTCCAACTCTAACCATATCAATCTCTTCTAAAGAAAAAAAACCTAATCTTTTAAAACAATTAGAAAGAAGATCACCTTTTTTTATATTTTTTAAAATATATATTTTATTTTTTAAAAATCCAGATTCTAAATTCTCTAAAATTATATCAATACCTTTGTCTATAGAAATACCCGATTCTAAAAGAGTTGATAAGTTATCTAAAATACTTATCATATATTTTTCAATTAAAAATTTTTTAACTATAGGAATTTTATATAATGTTTTTTTCATAACTTTCGATTTTAAGCAAAAAAAAACTACACAAATATAAATTAAAATTGTGTAGGGATATTTTGATAATATATTTTTAATTTTTAAGATAAATCTTGTTATTAATGGGAGCTCATTTGGATTTAATGAATAAACAGTCTCAAAATTTGGGACTATAAAATAAAATATTAAAAGAATTATTATTGTCGATATAACTAAAATAAAAATAGGATATGATAGTGCTATTTTTATTTCGTTTTTTAATCTCTCTTTTTTCTCTTTCATTTGTGCTATTTTTAAAAAACCATCTCCCATTTTTCCTATATTTTCAGAGACATAAATAATCAGAAGTTCCCTCTCTTTTATAAGTTCTTCGTCCTTTAATATAAAATAGATATTTTCTCCTTTTTGCAATCTTCTATCCAGATTCAAAATTCTAGATTTTAATAATTTATTTTTTGAACTATTTTTTTGAAATTCAATTGCTTTTTTTAAAGGAATTCCAGCATTTAACAACCTTCCTATCCTTAAATATAGATTTTGAAGCTCCTTATCTTTAATTTTTCTTTTTAAAATCATACAAAACACTCTCTTAATATTTCTTCTTTTGTTGTTATTTTTTCTGATACCTTTGAATATCCGTTTTCTAAAAGATTTTTAAATCCTTCCTCTCTCAAATAATCCTCTAGCTCTTTTGTTGTTCCGTTAAGTATAAAATCTCTTATCTGTTTATTAAAAAAAATTATTTCTTCAACAGCTTCTCTTCCCTTAAATCCTTCATTACAACACTCCCTATTTTTTTCACCTCCACAATAACCACATAGTTTTCTAACTAATCTTTGACTTTCAATCGCTGTTATTGCTGTAGCTATAATAAATCGATCTATTCCAAAATTTATCAATCTATCTATAGCTGATAATGAATCTATCGTATGTAGAGTACTGACAACTAAATGTCCTGTTAAAGAAGCCATTAAAGCAATCTCTGCTGTTTCTTTATCTCTTATCTCTCCAACTAAAATTATATCTGGATCTTGTCTTAAAACACTTCTTAATATCGTTGAAAAATCTAATCCAATCTCACTTTTACACTGAATTTGATTTATTTCTGTTAGTTGATATTCTATTGGGTCTTCAATTGTTACTATATTCAAATTTTCATTTTGTAAATAATTAACAATAGAGTAAAGTGTCGTTGTCTTTCCACTTCCTGTAGGCCCACAAAAAAGTAATAATCCACTCTTTTTTTTCAATAAATCTTTCAATCTAATCAAGTTATTAGATGAAAAACCTAAATTATCTATCGAAAGATCTGATATATTATTTTTTAATAACCTAACTACAACACGTTCTCCAAAAATCGTTGGTGTTAGTGAGACTCTAAAATCTATTTTCTCATCTTTAAATTGTCCTTTAAATCTCCCATCTTGTGGTAATCTTTTTTCCCCTATATCAAGCTCACTCATCAATTTTATTTTGGTTATTAATCTTACACCTAAACTTTTGCTTATCTCAGTATATTTTCTCAAATGTCCATCTATTCTAACTCTTATTTTAATAAAACCCTCTTTTGATTCTATATGAATATCCGAAACTCTTTCTTTCAAGCTATAAAAAATAAGTTCATTTAAAATTTCTGTTATATCTTCTTTGTTATATTTTAAATCTTTCAACTCTTTTATTTCAAAAACATCTCTTTTAAAATATATATCTTCTTGCATTTAAACCCCTCTTTGAATTTTTAGAATTTGAAGGTTCACTTTTTTTTCTGAATTTGAAACTTTAACATATTTTTTCAAATGACCTCTTTCAGTTTCAACTTTTATTAAAACAACAGTTATTAAAAAAAATGCATATATCTTATACCTCAATATATCTCCTCCTCTTTCCAACCAACTCTTTCTTCGCCTTCTGTGGAGTAATGATATTGTATTATATTCTCGTATGTCACTCCTTTTACGTTCATATTTAAATATGTATTTATTTTTAAAATTTTTTCTCTTTGAAAGGTATAAAATGCTAACCTATTTTCTACTTGGTCTCTATAACCAAAAATATAAAGAGTAAAAGCTTTACTTAAATTTCCTGTAATTGTTGTTTCTACATTAAACTTTGGATTTCTAGATCGATTATATGGTATTTCATAATTTAACTTTTTTGATAAAAATAGTTTTTCCACTAAAAAATTATTTCTTTTTATCCTTACTTCCTTTTCTAAAAAATCCAACTCAATTAAATATTTCTCTTTTAAATAAAGCGACTTCATAGAATATTTTGAAAATGTAATTTGCAAAAGTCTTCTATCTTTTTCAAGATCAAATTTTTCATTGATTTTAATAATTTTTACAAATAAAAAAGAGCTAACAATAAAAATAATAGTAACAACCACTATTGTTTCTAAAAAAGTTAGCCCTTTGTTTTTTGTATTTTTGTTCATAATCACCTTCTTTTAAAGAAATTATTTTATTTTTTTAAAAGATACATCTAGCTGATCAAAAGATGATATATATTTTACTCCTATGCTTTCTAAGAAATCATAAGCTCTTTTAAAATCTTTTCCTAAGTCTGATGCTTTATGTGAATCTGAACCTATAGTTATAATCTCTCCACCTAATTCAAAATAACGTTTTATTATATTATCACATGGGTAAAATCTATTTTCATTATATCTTATTCCCGAAGTATTTATTTCAATTCCTTTTCCCTTTGAAATTAGTTTTTTTAAAATAGTGTCAATAAGGTCCTGATACATTATATAATCTATAAATCCTTTTTTGTCAAGTCCCCCATATCTTGTAATAAAATCAAGATGTCCTTGAACACTAAATTGGTTGAAGTTTTCCACGCTTTTTAATATTTCAAAAAAATATTTGTCATGAGCTTCATCTCTTGTTTTATCGCTCCAAAATTCTTTTTGATCAACTAAAAGCCTATCCACAGTATGAACAGATGAAATTATAAAATCAAATGGATATCTCTTTATGATTTCATCTCCAATCTCCCCTAAATGCTTTTGTATTCCAAACTCCATACCTAATTTTATATCTAAGTCATTTTTATAAAACTCTTTTAATTTTAAAATTGTAGGAACATACTCATCTAAATTTAAATAAAAATTTGAATCATTCGATACTGTTTTTATATCTAAATCCATATGATCAGTTATTGCAATCTCTTTAATTCCTAATTCAATAGCTCTTTTACAGATTTTATCTAAGTCCTCAACACTATCTCCAGAAAAACTACTATGTATATGATAATCACTTATAATCAACTTTGTCCTCCTCGATATTTTATTACAAATATAAGTATAACAAAAAAAACTGTAATTACAAGTTTATTTAACTTTGTATTTACAGTTTTTATTTTTGTTCGTAGTACTATTTTTTTAATGTTGCTAATAGAAGTGCGATATCGTTTCCTGTAACACCACTTATTCTAGAAGCTTCTCCTATAGATAAAGGCTTTATCTCTTTCATTCCGGCCCTAGCTATATTAGATATTCCAACAACAGTGTCGAAATCAAAATCTTCAGCTATACTTAAAGCCTCTAATCTTTTAAATCTTTCAATCTGCTCTCTTTCTCTTTCAATAAATACTTCATATTTTATCATTGTTTCTATCTGATTTTTAACAAACTCTGGATATTCAGGAATATCTAAAAGATGTGCTAAATCATCGTATGAAACCTCTTTAAATTTTAAAAGTTCACTAGCTTGAACTCCTTTTGTTAGTCTTTGCTCAGTTCCCTTTTTTTCTAATATTTCATTAGCATCTTTCATCGGAACTTTTGTTTCTTTTATTCTTTCAATTTCAGAGTAAACATCTGCTCTACATTTTTTTAAGAACTCTATTTTTTCTTTAGGTACTATTCCTATCTCTTCAGCTTTATCTAAGAGCCTCATAAAGCCATTATCAAATCTCAGAGTTAATCTATATTCAGATCTTGATGGAAGCACTCTATAAGGCTCTGGAGTCTTTTTATGAATGATATCATCAACTAATACTCCTATATATCCTTCACTTCTATCAAATATCACTGCAGCTTTATTTAAAGTTTTTCTAGCTGCATTAACCCCTGCTATGAATCCTTGAGTAGCTGCCTCTTCATATCCAGAAGTACCATTTATCTGCCCACCAAAATATAATCCTTTTATTTTCTTACTTTCTAAACTTGGATAAAGTTGTGAAGCTGGAGCATAGTCATATTCTACAGCATATCCATATCTCATTATTTTAGCATTTTCCAACCCTTTTATTGATTTTAACATTGCATCTTGAGCAAATGGAGGCATTGCTGTTGTAAGACCATTTACATAAAGTTCATTCGATTCACTAGATTCTAACTCTAAGAAAATTTGATGATCAAATTTATCTGGGAAATTTAAAACTTTTCTATCTAATGAAGGACAATGTCTTGGTCCATGAGTTT is from Cetobacterium sp. ZOR0034 and encodes:
- a CDS encoding GspE/PulE family protein, which codes for MQEDIYFKRDVFEIKELKDLKYNKEDITEILNELIFYSLKERVSDIHIESKEGFIKIRVRIDGHLRKYTEISKSLGVRLITKIKLMSELDIGEKRLPQDGRFKGQFKDEKIDFRVSLTPTIFGERVVVRLLKNNISDLSIDNLGFSSNNLIRLKDLLKKKSGLLLFCGPTGSGKTTTLYSIVNYLQNENLNIVTIEDPIEYQLTEINQIQCKSEIGLDFSTILRSVLRQDPDIILVGEIRDKETAEIALMASLTGHLVVSTLHTIDSLSAIDRLINFGIDRFIIATAITAIESQRLVRKLCGYCGGEKNRECCNEGFKGREAVEEIIFFNKQIRDFILNGTTKELEDYLREEGFKNLLENGYSKVSEKITTKEEILRECFV
- a CDS encoding prepilin peptidase yields the protein MIHILEIFILFEIIFRDFKEKIILNKSNIALLCIGIYFGFFYGDLRERVIGSALYTLPFIFLYTYGSDFFKKECIGLGDIKLMISIGMLLKFQNFINILLFINISFISALIYIVIKYVFFKTLEKEIAFGPFLIFSYIILKYGELYDKF
- the mnmG gene encoding tRNA uridine-5-carboxymethylaminomethyl(34) synthesis enzyme MnmG translates to MSFKYDVIVVGGGHAGVEAALASARLNRNTLLFTLSLDNIGMMSCNPSIGGPGKSNLVAEIDVLGGEMGRHTDQYNLQLKHLNTSKGPAARITRGQADKFLYRTKMKTLLEATENLEIMQDSVDEILVEDGVIKGVRTALGIDYYSETVVLATGTFLKGRIVIGDVKYPAGRMGENSAEKLSESLEKNGILLERYQTATPPRIDKRTVDFSVMKPLYGEEHPRYFSIYTEKERNNVVPTWLTHTSEETLNVTKEMLKYSPIVSGIIETHGPRHCPSLDRKVLNFPDKFDHQIFLELESSESNELYVNGLTTAMPPFAQDAMLKSIKGLENAKIMRYGYAVEYDYAPASQLYPSLESKKIKGLYFGGQINGTSGYEEAATQGFIAGVNAARKTLNKAAVIFDRSEGYIGVLVDDIIHKKTPEPYRVLPSRSEYRLTLRFDNGFMRLLDKAEEIGIVPKEKIEFLKKCRADVYSEIERIKETKVPMKDANEILEKKGTEQRLTKGVQASELLKFKEVSYDDLAHLLDIPEYPEFVKNQIETMIKYEVFIEREREQIERFKRLEALSIAEDFDFDTVVGISNIARAGMKEIKPLSIGEASRISGVTGNDIALLLATLKK
- a CDS encoding prepilin-type N-terminal cleavage/methylation domain-containing protein; amino-acid sequence: MYINKNKGTTLVEMIVVLFIVTVILQMFYSYIRHINIENKRVFKKIQEKMNSEIIFNKIQNSMYESYTYKIYQYSNMPKVIDYSRESLKEGNML
- a CDS encoding type II secretion system protein produces the protein MKRREGFSVIEIILVLGVIGILSSFIVPKVRDYLAMAKDSKAINTLQNLRVASETYYLEKGSYPWPSTGITNMSEVLENLENYIGKNKVPKPGDGDDLLLEIGGSKSTPDGEITYGGEVKVNLDTGNTHFILTPKDSKQEYNIRGEKWEDI
- a CDS encoding histidinol-phosphatase HisJ family protein yields the protein MIISDYHIHSSFSGDSVEDLDKICKRAIELGIKEIAITDHMDLDIKTVSNDSNFYLNLDEYVPTILKLKEFYKNDLDIKLGMEFGIQKHLGEIGDEIIKRYPFDFIISSVHTVDRLLVDQKEFWSDKTRDEAHDKYFFEILKSVENFNQFSVQGHLDFITRYGGLDKKGFIDYIMYQDLIDTILKKLISKGKGIEINTSGIRYNENRFYPCDNIIKRYFELGGEIITIGSDSHKASDLGKDFKRAYDFLESIGVKYISSFDQLDVSFKKIK
- a CDS encoding type II secretion system F family protein is translated as MILKRKIKDKELQNLYLRIGRLLNAGIPLKKAIEFQKNSSKNKLLKSRILNLDRRLQKGENIYFILKDEELIKERELLIIYVSENIGKMGDGFLKIAQMKEKKERLKNEIKIALSYPIFILVISTIIILLIFYFIVPNFETVYSLNPNELPLITRFILKIKNILSKYPYTILIYICVVFFCLKSKVMKKTLYKIPIVKKFLIEKYMISILDNLSTLLESGISIDKGIDIILENLESGFLKNKIYILKNIKKGDLLSNCFKRLGFFSLEEIDMVRVGEESGNVILILKEIALVREEELNKRLKMILKLVEPFLLLIIGIIISVFVVGLYLPILNIDDILNV